In Streptococcus uberis, a single window of DNA contains:
- a CDS encoding DNA-dependent RNA polymerase subunit epsilon, translating into MIYKIFYQETKERSPRREKTQALYIEIDAETELEGRIKARKLVEEKTAYNVEYIELLSDKHLEYEKETGVFALTEL; encoded by the coding sequence ATGATTTATAAAATTTTTTATCAAGAAACAAAAGAGCGTAGTCCTCGCCGTGAAAAAACACAAGCTCTTTACATAGAAATTGATGCTGAAACAGAATTAGAGGGTCGTATTAAAGCTCGTAAACTTGTTGAAGAAAAAACAGCTTACAACGTTGAATATATTGAACTTCTTTCTGACAAACACCTCGAGTATGAAAAAGAAACAGGTGTTTTTGCTTTAACGGAGTTATAA
- a CDS encoding BaiN/RdsA family NAD(P)/FAD-dependent oxidoreductase: MTNYDTIIIGGGPAGMMATISSSYYGFNTLLIEKNKRLGKKLAGTGGGRCNVTNNGTLEELIDGIPGNGRFLYSVFSQFDNHDIIHFFQENGVKLKEEDHGRMFPTTDKSRTIIEALEKKIKELGGHILTGTEIVSVKKVDNLFQLKSKDQTFTCEKLIVTTGGKSYPSTGSTGFGHDIARHFQIQVTELEAAESPLLTDFPHKALQGISLDDVTLSYGKHVITHDLLFTHFGLSGPAALRLSSFVNGGEIAELDFLPQTSEDLLKQLLEDNREKTVKNALKQVLPERVAEFLSQNYPEKIKQLNKIQIEDLVGSVKALNIPITGKMSLAKSFVTKGGVDLKEINPKTLESKKVPGLHFAGEVLDINAHTGGFNITSALCSGWVAGSPHY, encoded by the coding sequence ATGACTAACTACGATACAATCATCATTGGCGGTGGACCAGCAGGTATGATGGCCACTATTTCAAGTAGCTATTATGGCTTTAATACACTTCTTATTGAAAAAAATAAACGACTAGGTAAAAAGTTAGCCGGTACCGGAGGGGGACGGTGTAACGTCACTAATAATGGGACCCTTGAGGAACTTATAGACGGTATTCCTGGCAATGGACGTTTTTTATACAGTGTTTTTTCACAATTTGATAACCATGATATCATTCATTTTTTCCAGGAAAATGGTGTCAAACTTAAAGAAGAAGATCACGGACGAATGTTTCCAACCACTGACAAATCGCGAACCATTATTGAGGCGTTAGAAAAGAAAATAAAGGAACTTGGTGGTCACATCCTAACCGGAACTGAAATCGTATCCGTCAAAAAAGTGGATAACCTTTTTCAACTCAAATCCAAAGACCAGACCTTTACTTGTGAAAAATTAATTGTCACAACAGGTGGAAAATCTTACCCTTCAACTGGCTCTACAGGCTTTGGCCATGACATTGCTCGCCATTTTCAAATCCAAGTAACTGAGCTTGAAGCAGCGGAGAGCCCCCTGCTCACTGATTTTCCTCATAAAGCCCTTCAAGGTATTTCACTAGATGACGTGACCCTTTCATATGGCAAACACGTCATTACTCACGATTTACTCTTTACCCACTTTGGCTTATCCGGGCCCGCTGCATTACGCCTTTCCTCATTTGTCAATGGTGGGGAAATCGCAGAGCTAGACTTCTTGCCACAGACCTCGGAGGACCTTCTCAAACAATTATTGGAAGACAACCGGGAAAAAACTGTCAAGAATGCATTAAAGCAAGTCCTTCCAGAAAGAGTCGCCGAATTCCTTTCTCAGAATTATCCAGAAAAAATCAAACAGCTTAACAAAATTCAAATTGAGGATTTAGTCGGCAGTGTCAAAGCCCTTAACATTCCCATTACAGGTAAAATGTCATTAGCCAAATCTTTTGTTACCAAAGGAGGGGTTGATTTAAAAGAAATTAATCCAAAAACTTTAGAAAGTAAAAAAGTTCCAGGATTGCATTTTGCCGGTGAGGTTCTTGATATCAATGCACACACAGGTGGTTTTAACATCACCTCAGCCTTATGTTCAGGTTGGGTAGCAGGCTCACCACATTATTAA
- a CDS encoding AAA family ATPase, producing the protein MTKKELKQYLIQSLNMGLGSLMQGETSYTNSFDITILSHGFLFVPRLPAGYIIDDELYQKIFLIANASLYPRYTLLKQNSAYFMALDTDDIHIQRGLFFPWKKGVSERLIISDLDDFSKIQEKEVIPIMKNLTLNFNKVTSLAIAGNSGSGKSYALTYFLSLLKNSSELIIVDPKFDTPSRWARENDIAVIHPQKNRSKSDFVSEINENLSTCLNLIQQRQEILYDNPEHQFDHLTIVIDEVLALSEGVNRTIKDSFFSLLSQIALLGRATKVHLLLVSQRFDHNTIPVSVREQLNVLIQIGNINKKTTQFLFPDLDPEGIVIPIGKGTGLIQIIDNEHPYQVLPLLCPTYYTRKGII; encoded by the coding sequence GTGACAAAAAAAGAGTTAAAGCAATATCTAATCCAAAGCCTTAATATGGGACTTGGATCTCTTATGCAAGGTGAGACTAGCTATACTAATAGCTTTGACATAACAATATTGTCTCATGGTTTCCTATTTGTTCCACGGTTACCAGCTGGCTATATTATCGACGATGAACTTTATCAGAAAATTTTTCTAATAGCTAATGCTTCTCTCTACCCTAGGTATACACTTCTCAAACAAAATTCAGCCTATTTTATGGCTTTGGACACAGATGATATACACATTCAACGCGGGTTGTTCTTTCCATGGAAAAAAGGAGTCTCAGAACGACTGATAATTTCAGATCTAGATGATTTCTCAAAGATACAAGAAAAAGAAGTTATTCCTATTATGAAGAATCTCACTCTAAACTTTAATAAGGTAACCTCATTAGCTATTGCTGGAAATAGTGGCTCTGGGAAATCATATGCATTAACTTACTTCTTAAGTTTATTAAAAAATTCTTCTGAACTCATTATCGTAGATCCTAAGTTCGATACCCCATCTCGTTGGGCTCGTGAAAATGATATTGCTGTGATTCACCCCCAAAAGAATCGCTCAAAATCGGATTTTGTTTCAGAAATCAATGAGAATCTCAGCACTTGCCTAAACCTCATTCAGCAACGCCAAGAAATTCTTTATGATAATCCTGAACATCAGTTTGACCATTTAACTATTGTCATTGATGAAGTATTAGCTTTGAGCGAGGGTGTTAACAGAACAATAAAAGATTCTTTCTTTTCCCTCTTATCACAAATTGCACTTCTTGGTCGGGCAACTAAAGTCCATCTACTATTAGTTAGCCAGCGTTTCGACCACAATACAATTCCTGTATCAGTTCGTGAGCAGTTAAATGTATTGATTCAAATCGGAAATATCAATAAGAAGACCACACAATTTCTATTCCCTGACTTGGACCCAGAAGGTATTGTTATCCCAATAGGTAAGGGAACTGGTTTGATTCAAATTATTGATAATGAACACCCTTATCAAGTACTTCCATTACTTTGTCCTACTTATTACACAAGGAAAGGAATAATCTAA
- a CDS encoding helix-turn-helix domain-containing protein: protein MLKSELRTLYCELLGQSIKQELINQEIPQNEVSYYFNDEIRLISAPAISQILKGKRNLTLDTAEALQETLGLPNVKRVFFPSHGFCELLIIQLTELMLTCGFNSTKELFQIKELDIQQNLSILASALYEFFPDFPEEEASYQIADSLAVWLIEFVALVAQI, encoded by the coding sequence ATGCTAAAATCTGAACTTAGAACCCTCTATTGTGAATTGCTCGGTCAATCTATCAAACAAGAATTGATTAACCAAGAAATTCCTCAAAACGAAGTGTCTTACTACTTTAATGATGAAATCCGATTGATTTCAGCCCCTGCTATTAGTCAAATTCTAAAAGGTAAACGCAACCTCACCTTAGATACTGCGGAAGCCCTGCAAGAAACGCTGGGTTTACCAAATGTTAAACGTGTCTTCTTTCCTAGCCATGGTTTCTGTGAGTTACTCATTATTCAACTTACCGAGCTAATGCTTACTTGTGGTTTCAACTCTACAAAGGAACTCTTTCAAATAAAAGAGCTAGATATTCAACAAAATCTTTCAATATTGGCATCTGCCCTTTACGAATTCTTCCCCGATTTTCCTGAGGAAGAAGCTTCTTACCAAATCGCTGATAGCTTAGCTGTATGGTTAATTGAATTTGTTGCACTCGTTGCACAAATTTAA
- a CDS encoding replication protein, translating to MTKDKRSNKWAFLIYKESVPNNYIEILESLHIPFILSPWHDQDINTKTGEFKKSHKHGALFFDSLKSYSQVSELLTEKLNSPAHVEVVMSPKGMYDYFVHAENPEKTQYNIEDIESGCGFNLEEFLINNNNDMFLSNVIDIIEDYNFIEFSRLVQYARQEDRILLKFIIDKTYFFAKYLDSRRHGKGGHTNDKISK from the coding sequence TTGACTAAAGATAAACGATCCAATAAGTGGGCCTTTCTGATTTATAAGGAAAGCGTTCCTAATAATTACATAGAAATTTTAGAATCACTACATATTCCATTTATATTAAGCCCCTGGCATGATCAAGATATTAACACAAAAACAGGAGAATTTAAGAAATCTCACAAACATGGTGCATTATTCTTTGATTCTCTCAAAAGCTATTCTCAGGTGTCTGAATTACTAACCGAAAAATTAAATTCACCGGCTCATGTAGAGGTGGTTATGTCTCCCAAGGGAATGTATGATTACTTTGTTCATGCAGAGAATCCAGAAAAAACTCAATATAACATCGAGGATATTGAATCAGGTTGTGGCTTTAATCTTGAGGAATTTCTTATTAATAACAATAATGATATGTTTTTATCAAATGTCATAGACATAATCGAAGATTATAACTTTATAGAATTTAGTAGATTAGTTCAATATGCTAGACAAGAAGATCGTATTTTACTTAAATTCATCATCGATAAAACATATTTTTTTGCAAAATACCTTGATTCAAGACGTCATGGTAAAGGAGGCCATACTAATGATAAAATTAGTAAATAA
- the tsaB gene encoding tRNA (adenosine(37)-N6)-threonylcarbamoyltransferase complex dimerization subunit type 1 TsaB, giving the protein MKILAFDTSNKSLSVAILEDDTLLADLTLNIKKNHSVSLMPAIDFLMSNLGLKPTDLERIVVAEGPGSYTGLRVAVATAKMLAYTLKIDLVGISSLYALATGFEDSDYLVVPLIDARRQNVYAGMYKNGEPLQADQHISLSALLAQLPNDEKLVFTGECLAFEEIIRDEKPKALLKPSLPSAYAIGLLGKELPAVNVDAFTPEYLKRVEAEENWLKDHQAGDESHYIKRV; this is encoded by the coding sequence ATGAAAATACTTGCATTTGATACCTCTAATAAAAGTTTATCCGTAGCCATCCTTGAAGATGACACACTATTAGCAGATCTTACCCTAAATATCAAAAAAAATCATAGTGTCAGTCTCATGCCGGCTATTGATTTTTTAATGTCAAACTTGGGATTAAAACCTACTGATTTAGAAAGAATCGTTGTTGCCGAAGGACCAGGCTCTTATACAGGATTGCGTGTAGCAGTGGCGACAGCAAAAATGTTGGCTTACACGTTAAAAATTGACTTAGTAGGCATTTCGAGTCTTTATGCTTTAGCAACAGGATTTGAAGACAGTGATTACTTAGTTGTACCATTAATTGATGCCAGACGACAAAATGTCTATGCCGGTATGTATAAAAATGGAGAACCCCTTCAAGCAGATCAACACATCAGTTTGAGTGCCTTATTAGCCCAATTACCAAATGATGAGAAGTTAGTTTTTACAGGGGAATGTTTGGCTTTTGAAGAGATCATTCGTGACGAAAAGCCGAAGGCCCTTTTAAAACCCAGCTTACCTTCAGCTTATGCTATTGGCTTGTTAGGAAAAGAGTTGCCAGCAGTCAATGTTGATGCATTTACTCCGGAATACCTTAAACGAGTTGAAGCAGAAGAAAACTGGTTGAAAGATCACCAAGCAGGAGATGAATCTCACTATATCAAGCGAGTCTAA
- the rimI gene encoding ribosomal protein S18-alanine N-acetyltransferase encodes MKSLIEKIAAVYQILTDAHEVSPWTQEQIENDLMSKDVDYFFAYDQEKIIGFLSLQQLVGELEITNIAVLKAYQGKGVGSHLLTHLVDYNLPIFLEVRESNLAAQALYQKYDFKVVGHRRDYYRNPTEGALLMKREGENER; translated from the coding sequence ATGAAATCTTTAATAGAAAAAATTGCGGCCGTCTATCAGATTTTGACAGATGCTCATGAGGTATCACCCTGGACCCAGGAGCAAATTGAAAACGATTTGATGTCCAAAGATGTTGATTATTTTTTTGCCTACGACCAAGAGAAAATCATCGGTTTTTTATCTCTGCAGCAATTGGTAGGAGAGTTAGAAATAACAAATATCGCCGTTTTAAAGGCCTATCAAGGCAAAGGGGTGGGGTCTCACTTGCTGACACACCTTGTGGATTATAACCTGCCAATCTTTCTGGAAGTAAGAGAGTCCAATTTAGCCGCGCAAGCTCTTTACCAGAAATATGATTTTAAAGTCGTAGGACATCGTCGAGATTACTACCGAAACCCTACTGAAGGGGCACTTTTAATGAAACGAGAAGGAGAAAATGAAAGATAG
- a CDS encoding DUF536 domain-containing protein → MAIEKTVSELAEILGVSRQAVNNRVKALPEEDLDKNEKGVTVVKRSGLIKLEEIYKKTIFDDEPISEETKQRELLEILVDEKNTEITRLYNQLKAKDDQLAAKDEQMRVKDIQIAEKDKQLDQQQQLTAKAMADKETLKLELEEAKAEVVEARSQVEEVQGTVAKKGFFSRLFGK, encoded by the coding sequence ATGGCAATTGAAAAAACAGTTAGTGAACTAGCTGAAATTTTGGGAGTGAGTCGTCAGGCCGTTAACAATCGTGTCAAAGCGCTCCCTGAAGAAGATCTTGATAAAAATGAAAAAGGTGTCACTGTGGTTAAGCGTAGTGGCCTTATTAAGTTGGAAGAAATTTATAAAAAAACCATTTTTGACGACGAACCAATCAGCGAAGAAACAAAACAAAGAGAGTTATTAGAAATTTTAGTAGATGAAAAAAATACTGAAATTACCCGTCTCTATAATCAATTAAAGGCAAAAGATGATCAATTAGCTGCCAAAGATGAGCAGATGCGTGTCAAAGACATTCAAATTGCGGAGAAAGACAAACAACTTGATCAACAACAACAATTAACAGCAAAAGCAATGGCTGATAAAGAAACCTTGAAATTGGAACTAGAAGAAGCAAAGGCTGAAGTTGTGGAAGCCAGAAGCCAAGTGGAAGAAGTTCAAGGAACTGTTGCTAAAAAAGGCTTTTTCAGTCGCTTGTTTGGAAAATAA
- the tsaD gene encoding tRNA (adenosine(37)-N6)-threonylcarbamoyltransferase complex transferase subunit TsaD, producing the protein MKDRYLLAVESSCDETSVAILKNDDVLLTNIIASQVESHKRFGGVVPEVASRHHVEVVTTCFQDALDEAGLEASDIDAVAVTYGPGLVGALLVGIAAAKAFAWANQIPLIPVNHMAGHLMAAREQKELSYPLMALLVSGGHTELVYVPKAGEYHIIGETRDDAVGEAYDKVGRVMGLTYPAGREIDQLAHQGRDTYDFPRAMIKEDHLEFSFSGLKSAFINLHHNAQQKGENLVLEDLCASFQAAVLDILLAKTKKALAKYPVNMLVVAGGVAANQGLRERLASDITDTEVVIPPLRLCGDNAGMIALAAAIEYEKHHFAGWDLNAIPSLAFPNYKE; encoded by the coding sequence ATGAAAGATAGATACCTATTAGCTGTTGAGAGTTCGTGTGATGAAACCAGTGTTGCTATTTTAAAAAACGATGACGTCTTGTTGACCAACATCATTGCTAGTCAGGTAGAGAGCCACAAGCGTTTTGGTGGTGTGGTGCCTGAGGTTGCTAGTCGACATCATGTGGAAGTCGTCACTACTTGCTTTCAAGATGCCTTGGATGAGGCTGGTTTAGAAGCAAGTGATATTGATGCAGTGGCGGTTACTTATGGTCCCGGACTTGTTGGAGCTTTACTTGTGGGAATAGCTGCCGCTAAAGCATTTGCTTGGGCTAATCAAATCCCTTTGATTCCTGTCAATCATATGGCTGGGCACCTTATGGCTGCGCGTGAACAGAAAGAGCTGAGCTATCCGCTGATGGCTTTGTTAGTTTCCGGTGGCCATACTGAGTTGGTTTATGTGCCAAAAGCTGGAGAATACCACATCATAGGTGAGACACGTGACGACGCAGTTGGCGAAGCCTATGATAAAGTTGGTCGAGTCATGGGATTAACCTATCCTGCCGGTCGCGAAATCGATCAATTAGCACATCAAGGTCGAGATACTTATGATTTTCCAAGGGCAATGATTAAAGAGGACCATTTAGAGTTTTCCTTTTCTGGTCTCAAATCAGCTTTTATCAATTTGCATCATAATGCTCAACAAAAAGGAGAAAATTTAGTTCTTGAAGATTTATGTGCTTCTTTCCAGGCGGCAGTTTTAGATATTTTATTAGCAAAGACCAAAAAAGCCTTGGCCAAATATCCTGTTAACATGTTAGTTGTTGCTGGGGGGGTTGCAGCAAATCAAGGTTTAAGAGAACGGTTAGCAAGTGATATTACAGATACAGAAGTAGTGATACCTCCTCTACGCCTTTGTGGAGACAATGCTGGTATGATTGCTCTTGCGGCTGCAATTGAATATGAGAAGCACCATTTTGCTGGTTGGGATTTAAATGCCATTCCGAGTTTGGCTTTTCCAAACTATAAAGAATAA
- a CDS encoding YbaB/EbfC family nucleoid-associated protein: MMNMQNMMKQAQKLQKQMEQKQADLAAMTFVGKSAQDLVTATFTGDKKMVSIDFKEAVVDPDDMETLSDMTTQAINDALAQIDEATKKTMGAFAGKLPF; encoded by the coding sequence ATGATGAATATGCAAAACATGATGAAGCAGGCACAAAAGCTTCAGAAACAAATGGAACAAAAGCAGGCTGATTTGGCGGCAATGACTTTTGTTGGAAAATCTGCTCAAGATTTAGTGACTGCTACCTTTACTGGTGATAAAAAAATGGTTTCCATTGATTTTAAAGAAGCTGTTGTCGATCCTGATGATATGGAAACTTTATCAGACATGACAACTCAAGCTATTAATGATGCCTTGGCTCAAATTGATGAGGCAACTAAAAAAACAATGGGAGCATTTGCCGGGAAATTACCTTTCTAA
- a CDS encoding site-specific integrase, which produces MTVTRQKNKKWKVDISDGYDPVTGEQRRHRKSDFKSRRDAEQYEADYRLNKLHQVSYKDKISIHYLYSLVKYEDEIRGNKRGTIDTQESYFRQYVSTYFAKADMSKVTIFDIKDYRDWLRSQPSLKGGTLSNSHINQQMIFIHKLFEVAISNQLRQDNPCSGIRRLPERHKEMSFYTPEQFKLFDSLFNEDEYSFQLLYRVLMYTGIRMGEALALTWNNVNLVEKYIDIKYSAYFRNNELHIGSVKTTQSNRRIYIHDSFVTELEEWKNVQANLLGNFTTDLESLQIFQNTPQVLTTPNVSNFRTILKKRLPPNLKLIRNHDFRHSHAAFLVSEGLRNGEGKDYIFFTLMKRLGHSSINTTINVYSHLFPTQQKEIASAFDNF; this is translated from the coding sequence ATGACAGTAACTAGACAAAAAAATAAAAAATGGAAGGTGGATATAAGTGATGGTTATGACCCTGTAACTGGGGAACAGAGACGTCATAGAAAATCTGATTTTAAGTCAAGGCGAGATGCTGAGCAATATGAAGCTGACTATCGTCTAAATAAACTTCATCAAGTATCCTATAAAGATAAAATATCAATTCACTATCTTTATAGTTTAGTAAAATATGAAGATGAAATTCGTGGAAACAAACGAGGAACGATAGACACTCAAGAGTCCTATTTTAGACAATATGTTTCAACTTATTTTGCTAAAGCTGATATGAGTAAAGTTACTATATTTGATATAAAAGATTATAGGGATTGGTTACGTTCCCAACCTAGTTTAAAAGGCGGAACACTTTCAAATAGTCATATCAATCAACAAATGATTTTTATACATAAACTATTTGAAGTCGCTATTAGCAATCAATTAAGGCAAGATAATCCCTGCTCTGGTATACGTCGACTACCTGAAAGACATAAGGAAATGAGCTTTTATACACCTGAACAATTTAAACTATTTGATAGTTTGTTCAATGAGGATGAGTATTCATTTCAATTATTATATAGAGTTCTTATGTATACAGGCATAAGGATGGGGGAAGCTCTTGCATTAACTTGGAATAATGTCAATCTTGTTGAAAAGTATATTGATATTAAATATTCGGCTTACTTTAGAAATAATGAGTTACATATTGGTTCAGTAAAAACTACTCAGTCAAATAGAAGGATTTATATCCATGATTCTTTTGTGACAGAATTAGAAGAGTGGAAAAATGTCCAAGCAAATTTACTTGGGAATTTCACAACAGATTTAGAGAGCTTACAAATTTTTCAAAATACACCTCAAGTGTTAACTACACCAAATGTTTCAAACTTCAGAACGATTTTGAAAAAAAGATTACCTCCAAATTTAAAATTAATTCGTAATCACGATTTTAGACATTCTCACGCAGCATTCTTAGTTTCAGAGGGACTTCGAAATGGTGAGGGAAAGGACTATATCTTCTTTACTTTAATGAAAAGACTGGGACACTCATCAATTAACACAACAATAAATGTATACTCACATTTATTTCCTACACAACAAAAAGAGATTGCATCTGCTTTTGATAATTTTTAA
- a CDS encoding DUF3173 family protein — protein MIKLVNKTDIMKLTGLTESQTKKLIRNAKQRLTSQGFDWYSNKKIGKVPLKTIEELLGIELSSENDIINIVQKDTVLKREESQ, from the coding sequence ATGATAAAATTAGTAAATAAAACCGATATAATGAAACTTACTGGACTCACTGAAAGCCAGACAAAAAAACTAATTAGAAACGCTAAACAAAGATTAACCTCTCAAGGATTTGATTGGTATTCAAACAAAAAAATTGGTAAAGTCCCACTGAAAACAATTGAGGAACTTCTTGGAATTGAGTTATCAAGTGAAAATGATATAATAAATATCGTACAGAAAGATACTGTCTTAAAAAGAGAGGAGTCTCAATGA
- a CDS encoding 3'-5' exonuclease, translating to METLSHFIAFDLEFNTVNDKSHLIQLSAVKIDADTEIDHFDSYVYTDVPLQSFINGLTGITADKIAQAPKIEEVLSAFKAFVSDYPLIGYNAHKSDLPILAENGLDLSNYYRVDVYDEAFERRSTDLNGIANLKLTSVADFLGIKGRGHNSLEDARMTARIYQHFMELDANKALLDQQETISGDNPFADLSGWFD from the coding sequence ATGGAAACCTTAAGTCATTTTATAGCTTTTGATTTAGAATTCAATACGGTCAATGATAAGAGTCACTTGATTCAGTTATCAGCCGTTAAAATTGATGCTGACACAGAAATAGACCATTTTGATAGTTATGTCTACACTGATGTTCCATTACAAAGTTTTATCAATGGTTTAACAGGGATTACTGCAGATAAAATCGCACAGGCTCCCAAAATAGAAGAAGTATTAAGTGCTTTCAAGGCATTTGTGTCTGATTATCCCCTCATCGGCTATAATGCTCACAAATCGGATTTACCCATTTTAGCCGAAAATGGCTTGGATTTAAGTAATTACTACCGCGTGGATGTATATGATGAAGCTTTTGAGCGTCGTAGTACCGATTTAAATGGCATTGCCAATTTGAAATTAACAAGTGTTGCTGATTTTTTAGGCATCAAAGGACGTGGCCATAATAGTTTAGAAGATGCCCGCATGACAGCACGCATCTACCAACATTTTATGGAGCTTGATGCCAATAAAGCCTTGCTTGATCAACAAGAAACCATCTCAGGAGATAACCCGTTTGCTGATTTAAGTGGTTGGTTTGACTAA
- a CDS encoding MFS transporter: MFKQSYKSNITLLGACELFSFFGITSFWLLFLSQNGMSLFQIGLLESLFHGTSLISEVPSGMLADRFTYKTNLYLSRFSTICSAFLMLMGNGNFWIYALGMIIGAWSYNFDSGTSSAMLFESSKEAGLEEKYLKYTSFISGISEATRALGMVLAGFFVHGLLDITYMIQIGLSLLAILVISFMKEPKVKKQNEVSTTFRDIYKSVLMTFKTNPRLIKWMVISQTLVTFTSMFYFYYQNEMTQLQSWQISLTMLISCCINIFGVWIASKIGERLSARQVFKMIIPISAFLFILAMYAHPAMYVVIFIVSDGLVAMFIPIYNNDIQQEFETHIRATMLSVNAMIGSFIMIFIFPLIGIIIDSLSFSITFMYLGIFLLFVSIGILKFVK; encoded by the coding sequence ATGTTTAAACAATCGTATAAAAGTAATATTACTCTGCTTGGAGCATGTGAATTATTTAGTTTTTTTGGTATTACCTCTTTTTGGCTTTTATTTTTAAGTCAAAATGGGATGAGTCTCTTTCAAATTGGTCTCCTTGAAAGTTTATTTCATGGAACGAGTCTAATTTCCGAGGTTCCTTCAGGAATGTTGGCAGATCGTTTTACCTATAAGACTAATTTGTATCTTAGCCGTTTTTCAACCATCTGCTCAGCTTTTCTAATGCTAATGGGGAATGGCAATTTTTGGATATATGCTTTAGGAATGATTATTGGTGCCTGGTCATATAATTTTGATTCGGGAACAAGTAGTGCAATGCTGTTCGAGTCTTCGAAAGAAGCTGGACTTGAGGAAAAGTATTTAAAGTATACTAGTTTTATTTCAGGTATTTCCGAAGCAACTAGAGCTTTAGGAATGGTTTTAGCAGGTTTCTTTGTTCACGGACTTTTGGATATTACCTACATGATTCAGATAGGTTTATCTCTATTAGCAATATTGGTTATTTCGTTTATGAAAGAGCCGAAAGTTAAAAAACAAAATGAAGTTAGTACAACTTTTAGAGATATCTATAAATCGGTATTAATGACATTTAAAACCAATCCGAGATTAATAAAGTGGATGGTAATCAGCCAAACACTAGTTACTTTTACTTCAATGTTTTATTTCTATTATCAAAATGAAATGACTCAACTACAATCTTGGCAAATTAGTTTAACGATGTTAATCTCTTGTTGTATCAATATATTTGGTGTTTGGATTGCCAGTAAGATAGGTGAAAGATTGTCAGCAAGACAAGTCTTTAAGATGATAATCCCCATTTCAGCGTTCTTATTTATTTTAGCTATGTATGCTCATCCTGCTATGTATGTTGTCATCTTCATAGTTAGTGATGGACTTGTGGCTATGTTTATACCTATATACAATAATGACATCCAGCAAGAGTTTGAAACTCATATCAGGGCAACGATGTTAAGTGTTAACGCTATGATTGGAAGCTTTATAATGATTTTTATTTTTCCTTTAATAGGTATCATTATTGATTCTTTAAGTTTTTCAATCACATTTATGTATCTAGGAATTTTCCTTTTATTTGTAAGTATTGGGATATTAAAATTTGTTAAATAA
- the rpsN gene encoding 30S ribosomal protein S14 translates to MAKKSKIAKYHKQLQLIEQYAERRRELKAAGDYEALRKLPRDSNPNRLKNRDKIDGRPHAYMRQFGVSRINFRNLAHKGQLPGVTKASW, encoded by the coding sequence ATGGCAAAAAAATCAAAAATAGCCAAGTACCATAAGCAGCTCCAGTTGATTGAACAGTATGCGGAACGTCGTCGCGAGCTTAAAGCTGCTGGAGATTACGAAGCTCTTCGTAAGTTGCCACGTGATTCCAATCCAAACCGATTAAAAAATCGCGACAAAATTGATGGGCGTCCTCATGCTTACATGCGTCAGTTTGGAGTTAGCCGTATCAACTTCCGTAACTTAGCACACAAAGGGCAACTGCCTGGAGTTACAAAAGCTAGCTGGTAA